A genomic region of Chitinimonas arctica contains the following coding sequences:
- a CDS encoding type II secretion system F family protein yields the protein MSQSFRVNAIDTERRLISLTISADSPEQARAQVQAQGMKVVGVKAAAAGGWSLQRKPRFDLLLFTQELVALLEAGLSLTECIETLAEKEIRPAVRVVLDELILALRQGKTLSQAMSARPAVFPELLVANVRASETSGDMDRALGRFIAYQQQIDALKKRMVGAAIYPAMLMVVGGGVCLFLLGYLVPKFSRIYEGMHTELPLMSRLLLAFGGMIEQHRLAAALCLLGTVAAVVWLAAQPSVRAAMMARAWRSPWLGERLRLFQLARFYRAAGMLQCGGIPVVTAYERVAGLLHPVLRGPLLQVVAALRQGQPLADTMQRAGLTTPVALRLLRVGEKSGQLGEMMERIASFHDDELSRFVDAATKLIEPLLMMLMGGFIGLIVVLMYLPIFDLAGGLK from the coding sequence ATGTCGCAATCCTTTCGCGTCAACGCCATCGATACCGAACGCCGCTTGATCAGCCTGACCATCAGCGCCGACTCGCCGGAACAGGCCCGTGCCCAGGTGCAGGCCCAAGGTATGAAGGTGGTGGGCGTGAAAGCCGCAGCAGCCGGCGGCTGGTCACTGCAGCGCAAGCCCCGCTTCGACCTGTTGCTGTTCACCCAGGAGTTGGTGGCGCTGCTGGAAGCCGGCCTGTCCTTGACCGAATGCATCGAGACCCTGGCCGAAAAGGAAATCCGCCCGGCCGTCCGGGTCGTGCTGGATGAACTGATCCTGGCCCTGCGCCAGGGCAAGACATTGTCGCAGGCCATGTCGGCGCGGCCGGCGGTGTTTCCGGAATTGCTGGTGGCCAATGTGCGCGCCAGCGAGACCAGCGGCGATATGGATCGCGCGCTGGGCCGCTTTATCGCCTACCAGCAACAGATCGACGCGCTGAAGAAGCGCATGGTCGGCGCCGCCATCTACCCCGCCATGCTGATGGTGGTGGGCGGCGGCGTTTGCCTCTTCCTGCTGGGCTACCTGGTACCCAAGTTCAGCCGCATCTACGAAGGCATGCACACCGAACTGCCGCTGATGTCGCGCCTGCTGCTGGCCTTCGGCGGCATGATCGAGCAGCATCGCCTGGCCGCCGCGCTGTGCCTGCTGGGCACCGTGGCCGCCGTGGTCTGGCTGGCCGCCCAGCCCTCGGTGCGCGCCGCCATGATGGCGCGCGCCTGGCGCAGCCCCTGGCTGGGCGAGCGCTTGCGCTTGTTCCAGTTGGCCCGCTTTTATCGCGCCGCCGGCATGCTGCAATGCGGCGGCATTCCGGTGGTCACCGCCTATGAACGCGTTGCCGGCCTGCTGCACCCGGTATTGCGCGGCCCCTTGCTGCAGGTGGTCGCCGCCTTGCGCCAGGGCCAACCGCTGGCCGACACCATGCAGCGCGCCGGCCTGACCACCCCGGTCGCCTTGCGGCTGCTGCGCGTCGGCGAAAAGAGCGGACAATTGGGCGAAATGATGGAACGCATCGCCAGTTTCCATGACGACGAGCTGAGCCGCTTCGTCGATGCCGCCACCAAATTGATCGAGCCTTTGCTGATGATGCTGATGGGTGGCTTTATCGGCTTGATCGTGGTGTTGATGTATTTGCCCATCTTCGATTTGGCCGGGGGCTTGAAATGA